One part of the Magallana gigas chromosome 5, xbMagGiga1.1, whole genome shotgun sequence genome encodes these proteins:
- the LOC109617462 gene encoding complement C1q-like protein 4, producing MALLFCATLHVIFSIASGLDADIWRVEIEKRLLSLEQFNVQLQEENANLRSLILETQRENKLLKGELEDVVKRVSKCEEVIPRQEEDTQNTVVRATDTRLSDDGNEVLTKGKDQPGPRIVHPDSNPESAVAFYGYLSQNSAPNLPPHHSMVYDTVIINRGHGYNKGDGIFIAPVAGVYAFHFSVCVIDGPEIPWASLEITLNGNSLGSIFEESSVSRGEYHCSSTLVISDVHVGDHVFIRTHTTTRGHIHSSPIGRTSFSGWLLYR from the exons ATGGCGTTATTGTTTTGTGCAACGCTCcatgtaattttttctattgCAAGTGGTTTAGATGCTGATATTTGGAGAGTAGAAATCGAAAAACGATTGTTGTCGCTAGAGCAATTCAATGTTCAACTTCAGGAAGAAAATGCGAATCTTCGGTCCCTCATTTTAGAAACTCAACGCGAAAACAAACTTCTAAAAGGCGAGCTAGAAGACGTAGTTAAACGCGTCAGTAAGTGTGAAGAGGTTATTCCAAGGCAGGAAGAGGACACCCAGAATACTGTGGTAAGAGCCACGGACACAAGGCTATCAGACGATGGTAATGAAGTCCTTACAAAAGGCAAAGATCAACCAGGTCCAAGGATAG taCATCCCGACTCCAACCCCGAGTCTGCCGTGGCCTTCTACGGGTACCTGTCCCAGAACAGCGCTCCAAACCTACCACCACATCACTCAATGGTCTATGATACGGTAATAATCAACAGGGGCCATGGATATAACAAGGGGGATGGGATATTCATCGCACCTGTCGCCGGAGTCTACGCCTTCCATTTCTCAGTGTGTGTCATTGACGGCCCAGAAATTCCTTGGGCTAGTCTTGAAATCACACTCAATGGAAACAGTCTTGGGTCTATTTTTGAAGAAAGTTCGGTATCACGAGGTGAATATCACTGCAGTAGCACGCTAGTCATATCAGATGTTCACGTCGGAGACCACGTCTTCATCAGAACTCACACAACTACCCGAGGACATATTCATAGTAGCCCAATAGGACGAACCTCGTTTTCTGGGTGGCTGCTGTACAGATAG